Sequence from the Panthera tigris isolate Pti1 chromosome D3, P.tigris_Pti1_mat1.1, whole genome shotgun sequence genome:
AGGGCCAGCAGAGGCTCAGCACAGCTGCGCAGATGGTGCGCCAGTGTGGCTGTGATAAGTGGCTCCGGGTGTGGGAGAGGAGCTCGAGGACCCAGTCCGCTGTCCCTGTCCCCATGTCTGCCCATGCTGAGCTGGTGCCCGAACGTGGGGCGTGGTGGGAGCTGTGTCTCTGGCCTAGATGGTGTAGAGAAGTTGGGGGCCCCAGGTGGACAGGCCCCGGACTTGGAGTGGCCTGGCTGAGCTTCCTGGCACCGACAGTGCTGGGCTACACCAGCCCCTTAGCCCAGCATGacacagggcccctcccagggCTTCTGCCCCAGAAGAGCCCCCTGCAACGGGAAGGTTGCACAGGCTGCTCAGGAGATTTGGAAACTCCCGGCCCCTGGTCTGCTTCCCTCCTCACTGCACTCCAGTTCTAGATTCTGTGCTGGGTGGTGATGGGCAATGTGGCCCTCAGGCCAGTAGGCCTCTGATGAGGGGGCTCAGAGGGTAGAGAGACTGCAGGGCCACCTCAGATGCCCCATCTTCCATGCGCTTCTGCCCTTCCTGAAAGTCCCTGTTGAAGGGGGTCCTGAAGCCAAATCTGGGGGCCTCTGAGTCTCAGGGTCCTCCTCTCTGAAATGGGCAAATTCTTTGGCCCCAGTGGGTACATGGAGGAAGGCTGAGTTTGAGTctaaggagggtcagagaaagggaccCCACAGAAGGCCAGAGGCCTTCCCAGGCTTGGCCAGGGAATAGGGCCCAGGAgaccccagcctcaccccctcTCCAAGAGGAAGCATTCTGCCCCCATCTCCACCCTGCCCACAGCCCTGGGCAAATGTCAGGGACCACAGTCgggctggctgtgtgaccctgggcacagGGTGCTCCTTCCTGCCTAAGTGCCCACAGCAGCTACAGGACCCTGTACAAATTCCTCCTAAActtcccaggagcccctggatggTGGGAAGAGTGAGTGCTACATTCGGGCCAGGATGGGCAAGGTGGAGGCGGGGCTCGGGGCTGCCCTCAAGAGCCACCACCAGGCCCTCCACAGCCAGGCCACAGCTCCATGCAGGGCCCacagggtgggtggggtggggttgccAAATGTCCAGGACCTGAAGTACACGCGGCGGTGGCCCAGGGAGCCGAGTGAGGGAGGGGACTGCAGGCGGTGGCGGGCGCAGAGGGGGCCCCATGCACCGCGTGCGCCTACTTCATGCCGCTGCGCAGCACCTGGTTGGCTGCGATGAGCATGACGCTAATGATGAAGGCGATGGCGAAGGCGCAGATCAGACTCTTGCGCACGCACGTCTGGCGGATCTGCTGGTTGGAGCAGGCTGTGGCCGCCCGCCAGGGAgcaccagagagagacagacggggaCAGCGAAGCATGGAATCAGGAGCCGCCTGCACTTCCGCACACAGGCTTGTCCCATGGGACGCGCAGGGACACAAGGCTTGGGGCTGGCAAGGAGGCCCCCAGCCACCCCCTGTCAACCCCTggttcctcctccccctgcccaagCAGTTGGCCTGCCCATGGGGTACCAGGGGTCGGTCACTCACTCTCCACGTCCACGGGGCACTCCTCAGCTGTGCCCAGGTGGCTTTCCTCCTCCGTCATGATGATGTTCTCGATGTCCTTCATGGACAGGTGCTCACAGAAGGTGTCGTACAGCAGCCGCTTCAGCTCGTCCACGGTCAGCTTCTGCATGTCGCACTTGCAGAGGGAAGGAGACGCAGTGCTCTGGCCATTGCCACCACCACAGCTGCCACCCAGAACCTTGCAGCCACACAAGCCCAACAACAGACCTCCAGACTCTGGAGGACTGGAAACCACTCACTCTATTCCTTGAGTCCTCAACCACACCagcccccccgccgccccccccccccccccccagggagccCATGGCTCTCTGGGAGACAAGACATCCAGTGGATAGAAGCCTGGGATAGTCATTCCCCTTTACAGCGTGGCCCTGGCTATTCACTAGCCCCAGTACAGCCCTCCACAGTGTGCACACCCTAGGTCCCAACCAGCCAGTGCATACCTTCCAGAAGACGGTGTCAAAGTCAGTGCCATGAAACTTCTCTGGGATCCCCGAGGTAGAAAGCTTGGGTCCCAGGAGAGTCACAAACTCCTCAAAGTCCACTTGGCCGTCGCCTAGGGCAAGCATAGGTTCAATCAGTGGGCCAGCTTACAACTGGGCTGGGTCCTGGGCCACCTCAGGCAGGTCccaccttctctgagccttgagTTATTTTCAGGGACACATAACATCtgccaagctctgggctgatgctAAACTCACCAAATATGATGAGGCCCCACCTGGTAAAATGGAGATGGAGTGCAGCAGGTGGGCCCAAGTACATAGGAGACCCTCAGAGTTTACTCAGAAACCATGGCTTCCCagcaccctccttccttcccctggcaGGTGTGGGGCCTGACATTCTCCCCACACAGCTCAGGGCACAATCTACCCAGACCACCACCTGCTCTCTAGGTGGATaggaggcagggctggaggcccACAGTGAGGACGGGGGGATGAAAAGAGAGGACTGGACATTACTGGTCTTTTTTACTcgtttttctttaataaaatgccAGGTGGCAAATGCaactaaatgattttttatttgggGTGAGGGGACCTGGGGTATTTAGTATACCCTTTCTACTTTCCTGTATTTCAAAAATtgctcagggggcacctggccggctcagttggtagagcatgagactcttgtcttagggtcatgagttcgagccccacattgggttcagAGATCactcaaataaaacttaaaaaaaaaaaatcttaaaaaaattgttctgaaTACAGAGCAAGAGAGGCAGAGCTTCTGACCTCCGTGCGTGGATATGATTGGGGCCGTCACACTCTGGCCTCTATTCTCTAGGCTGATAAATGGGTCCAGACCTGGCTGCATACTGCTATGGgcttagggggtgcctgggagggAGAGGCTCAAGGCCTCAGAGGCCCAGGTGaggggtgaggaaactgaggcagggggtgATGCTCACCGTCCATGTCCAGCCGCTGGATGATAACTTCCAGCTCCACCTCATTGGGCATGTAGCCCAGGGAGCGCATGGCTGTGCCCAGCTCCTGCTTGGAGATGAAGCCATTGCCATCGCGGTCAAAGACTTTGAAGGCCTCACGGATCTCTGTTGGGGGAGCAGAGCAGGTTGGGACCTCGTCTctgtccccacacccccccccctcccaggcccccaggATCCCCAAACCCACAGCCTGACCACGGCATTGAGAATCCACTATGGAGCCTGCAGGTCTGACTGATCAGAGACAAGTGGCAGGTGGTCCAGGAGTCCACCATAGCACTCCCTTCTGGAAGCTCAGGGCAAGCCAAGCTGGGCAGCAAAGCTGTGCCCAGGCCCGTGGCACTGACGAGAGAGGAGAGCGCCCTCAGGGTCTCAGCCTTCGCTTGTCAGGCTCCCACAGCCTCTCAGGGCGTGCTCACGACGACCCCGTGTGGCGGGTAGCATGAGTCCCACAGGGCGGGCTCCTGGGGCCTGGTAGTGGTGGCCTCTGTGAGCTGCCAAAggcttccctgcccacccctcactCCTTCCGTCCCCCACACCCCCTCATTCCCATCACATGGCTTCCTCCCTTGGGCTCAGCTTAGAAACTCCAGCCAACACTCCTTAATGGTGCCACGTGGGGCAGCCACCATCTCCGGCTCAGGGCTGACAGGCCTGCCAACTCCGTGCAGACTGTCTCCCCAGCCCAAGGTTTGGGGGAAGGCAGACACTGGATAGAGGGGCCACAGCAAGCCCAGGCCTGCTCAGATGTGGGGATTGTCCCTTGCATTGTACAGAAAGGGAGACTGAGGCCGGaggacctgggtgactcagggGTGGAGAGCAATGCCCCACCCGAGTGACCTCGAGTCAAACTCCGTCTCACCCACAGTAAAATGCCCAATAGTGATGTGGGTATGACAAGAGTTTTACCAAAGATGTCTAGGAACTGCTGAGGGGTCCTAACCTCTCTCTGCTCACCTTCATTGTTACTCGGCCCAGGAAGGGCCCTAAAGAGCATTTTCCTTTGGTGGGAGCAGTAATCTCACTCCTCCCACACCCTCTCCGCTCCAGCTCCCTTGTTCAGTTCACCTGCCAGCCTCTTGGCCTTTGCCTGAGCCTTCCCCTAAGACTTCAACAGGCACAATCCTGTCCCTGGGTGTAGGTGTGGGTGTACTTAGAAGCAGAGACAGATGAAAATGCTCCACGCTACAGACCCgtaaactgaggcatggagaggcaAAACAGCCAGCCCAGGGTCAGTTTGGAGTTAAGGCTGTTTCTGGTGAGAGCAGAAGTTAGGTTGGCCTAGGCCTGGCCTTAAAGGTCTATGAGCCCCTAAAACTGTGGAATCCTGTGCCACGCAGTTATTCCCAGATCCCACTGGCCCCATTGAAGACTAGGGGCCATGGCAAGGTGGCCATGACCAAACTTTATCAGGTTCTTCCTTCCTGGTGTCTGCACCCAAGGCCTGGAGGTTAGACCAGATGGCATGCAGGccaagacagagacagcaggctACAGTTGAGATGTCTGGGCCCCCAGACCACCCATCCTAGGCTGGGCCTGAGAATCTGGTCGAACCAGGGGCCCCTAAGCCAGAAAGGAGCTGGGATGGGAAATGTGGGCCCAGCCCAGGGATTTCTATAAACCCCGGATTGGAACTCCAGGCCAATTCCCACCTAGGGTTTTCCTGGGCCACTGATGAGGTGGTAAGCTCCTTATCACCAGAGGTATATATGAGCGGACACCCAGAGTCATGGAGGCTGCTGAGGAACTCATATCGCTTGGGAGTCTCTAGGTAGAGATTAAGGCACTGGCCATGCAACCAGTTACACCCTCTGCCACTTTCACCGCCACACACACTTGGGTTTCTGGCCAGCACTGTTGCCCTCCTGACCAAGCCACAGGCTCTGTCCACCCCAGGTGTCCTGAACTCCAGCACTAGGAACCTGTTCAGCCTTGCTAAACACCAGCACTGCTCCACATCCAGGCCTTCGAACATGTGGCTCCTTTTGCCCGGAACTTCTTCTCTTCACCATGGTAAACTCAGACGCATCTCAGGTCCCCAGCATGGACTGCATCACCTCCTTGgtgtcctccccacctccaccaccagcTGACTCTGGCTTTCTTCTGGGCTCCCACAGACCCTGTTCTTCCCTTGCACTGACCACACTGGATTGTGAATTACGAATgccatgagggcaggggccaggtcgGTCTTGTTCACAGCTGGGTCCCCATTTCCTGCAACAGTCCCTGTCTGTCGAGCATAAACATCTGCTGACCTAgtgatttaatgaatgaatgactgatttGGAGAACCTACCCATCTGgagcacacagagaaaagagcTGAGCAGAAGTTCATGCACCACTTGGTGTGAAGCCATCATTCAGAGCCCATTTACTCCTAGTTTACAAACAATCCTGGTAGGAGTAAGCATTTGCTTTCTGCTCCCCAAGCAGGCAAGAAACATGAGGGAAGACTGAGAATGTTGTTTGTCACCTTGTCCAACCGCCAAGGACCCCACCCCTACCCACCCTATGGGCCACCACTGAAGAGTGGAATCAAGCTGAGGACAGGGTCGAGGGTGCCACCCCCAAGATTTCTGGGTCAGCTGGTTTTAGAAGGAGGAGCCCAGGGTCAAGCACCCCATTTTTCtgggtcctcagtttcctcctctgtagacGCCCATTTGGGAGATCACAAGGTGGGATGGCAAAACCCTCAACCCACGGTGGGGCTGCAGTGGGTgctggccccctcccctgccatgaGCTGGGGTCCAGGCTGTTCCTCCTACCCTGGCAGGGGCCGGGTATGGCCCCCAGAGCCCATGGCTGCTTCAGTTGGAGCCCCTGACCTTCCTCTGAGAGCTCTGAGGAAACTCACTGAGCTGGACAGGAGACAGTGAACGACAGGTGAATCTTGGGTTATGTGGGCAGGTGACAGACCCTGAGGCATCCCCACAGGTCCCAAGAGGCACCAGCACTCTGTCGGGAAGCTGGAGTCCAGAAAGGGGGCGCACACGCTGGAGGTCACTCGCAGAGCAGGGGCAGTGTCTGTCCTCTGCAGCAGCTGCCATTCTCCGCGGCATTGGCCCCACGCCCCACCACTCTGGCGTCCCTGAGTTTCCAGTATGCGCAGAGGCGGCTGCTGGActtgcagggaagaggggcaggatAGGggactcccccaccctccatacTCTGAATGCCCTATTTGGCCACTGTCGATGCAGGCTCCACTGTCTGAATGAGCAGGCCAAGTGCCAACCTCAGAACTCTGCCCTGGTGgctgcctgcctgtctgtctgtctgtctcctttctcttctctctggccaGAAAGGGCTGGGCCACGGCCTGCAGCCACCTCACTCCTACCCTCAGGTGCTCAAGTCCGTTGATGCCACTGGGGCCAGCCTCTGTGCTCCTGCAGACCCTGGAGGGCTTTGCTGGGTGTGTATGTCATGGCCGGGATGGTGGTGGAGCGGGATGAAGGGAAAATCTGGACAGCCTGTGCCTCTTCTCAGGGTCAGACAGGCTGCAGGCCAGTTTGGCCCAGCCACATATACTCTGCCAACTTCCACCCATGGCTCCCCAGGGTCACAGGCCCCCAGACGCCTTTGTCAGACCTTCAAGGACTCTTCTACCCAGACTTTCCCCAGATCCTGCCTTCCGGACCTGTCCTACTGCACACCATGGGTCCCTGACTCCAGACCTTTCACCCATCTCTCTACACTCCAGTCTCTGACCCATGCAGgattctccccacccacccccgccccctccttgGCCTCCCCTGCTGCTGCATCTGAACCCGTGAGCCCGCCGCTGCGTGCCAGGTCCCTTGATGAACACCTCCATTGCATCCTCTGTCACCGGCAGCCCAAGGGAGTGGCAATGCCAAGccccttttacagatggagaaaatgaggcaAGAAAGGCAAGTGATTGTCCAAGGTCACTCCATGAGTTGATGGTGTAGAGATCTGAACCCAGTGCTGCCCGGCTGGGAAGCCCTCATCTACACCCTGTGCTCTCCACCTCCCTTACtggtccctctccccctcagATTAACCGCCCCCTGGATTTCTGCGGCAGGCACATAATGTCTGCAGCATTTCATCCCAAGCTGCtgggctccctcctctctgcacaTGTGGATCCTCCACCGGTGGGTGTCCTCCCAGCAAAGGGCCTGGGTCTTATCCAGACGGCCTTGGGGCAGGAGCACTAATGCAGGACACTGGCAGGGGGGGTGTCACCTTTTCCATCTAGCCCTGGCATTCAAGGACCACTGGGGCCTACAGAGACTTGGTCCCTCAAGAGGGCTTTTGGGTGCCTACAGCCAAGACAGAGGTCAGTCACGGAGGACTTTTTGCCCTCATCTACAGCTGCTCACAGGCTCGGAAGTAGGctggggccacccaggcatctgctTGTTCCACGACCTCCACTTGACCACCCCAAGGAGGGCCCTGCCCTTCAGATGCCCCCTGCCAGGGTCCCTCTGCTCCTCAGGGCCCAGGAGAAGGGGACAGGAGAGAAGCAAGGAGTGCGTTTGGTGTTGCTGGTGACTAACGCTGCTGGGTTCCTGCCAGTGTGTCTGCCAGGCGGCCCAAGGGGAGCCTGCGGCCTCCTTGCCCCTGCACTGCCCTCCCTATGCCCGCTCACCCCTGCAACCCAGCCTCTGCTTGGCTTCTTAGAGGGTCTGCACCCCAGGGCTGGGAGATCAAGAGAGGAGAGACCCCGTGAGACATGGTGGGGTGCTGGAAACAAGGGTAGGGAATGAGGTGGAAGCTGCCAGGATTTGGGGGGGACAATGTTGACCCCTGCCCAAGTGGCCAGCAGGAGGGTATGGAGGAAGACCCATGGAGGCAGACACTGGCAGAGGGTCGGGGTGGCTCAGGGCAGGAGGAGACAATGGTGGGGAAGTGACGGCCTCTGCCCAATCCCCTGCCCTCTTGGTCCTCATCATACCTCTTCCTTTTCCCAGGCCCTGGGCAGACAGGGAATACACCTGGGCTTTGGGGTTCGAGGCTAGAGACCCAGCAGTATCACTCATCTATCTGTTCTGCTCACATCAGAC
This genomic interval carries:
- the CABP7 gene encoding calcium-binding protein 7, encoding MPFHPVTAALMYRGIYTVPNLLSEQRPVDIPEDELEEIREAFKVFDRDGNGFISKQELGTAMRSLGYMPNEVELEVIIQRLDMDGDGQVDFEEFVTLLGPKLSTSGIPEKFHGTDFDTVFWKCDMQKLTVDELKRLLYDTFCEHLSMKDIENIIMTEEESHLGTAEECPVDVETCSNQQIRQTCVRKSLICAFAIAFIISVMLIAANQVLRSGMK